A genomic segment from Nicotiana sylvestris chromosome 1, ASM39365v2, whole genome shotgun sequence encodes:
- the LOC104247695 gene encoding 1-aminocyclopropane-1-carboxylate oxidase homolog — protein sequence MVFSGGEEHQGTFQQNYDKQSELKAFDDTKAGVKGVVDAGITKVPRMFIHPQESIHNSSNSTEKNFIFPVIDLEGIDHPIKHKEIVDKVRDASETWGFFQVVNHGIPLPVLEEMLQGARRFFEQDIEIKRQYYTRDNTKKVAHVSNFDLYSTSVPAASWRDSLYCVMAPNPPDPEELPVACREILMDFSEHMMKLGYSLLELLSEGLGLNSCHLKDMNIAEGLSIGHHYYPACPQPELTIGTRKHSDCVFMTVLLQDDIGGLQVLHQNQWIDVPPLSGALVVNIGDMLQLILNDKYLSVEHRVLSNKVGPRISVPSFFSTGAFPSSRIYGPIKELLSECNPPKYRATTVKEYTDFFRSKGFDGTSALQHYKILS from the exons ATGGTTTTCTCCGGGGGTGAAGAACATCAGGGTACATTTCAACAAAACTATGATAAACAGAGTGAATTAAAAGCATTTGATGACACAAAGGCTGGTGTCAAAGGGGTTGTTGATGCTGGAATTACTAAAGTACCCCGGATGTTCATTCATCCACAAGAAAGCATACATAACTCCTCAAACTCCACTGAGAAAAATTTCATTTTTCCAGTAATTGATCTTGAAGGCATTGATCATCCAATCAAGCATAAAGAAATTGTCGATAAAGTTCGAGATGCATCAGAGACATGGGGATTTTTTCAAGTGGTTAATCATGGAATTCCATTACCTGTCCTTGAAGAAATGTTACAAGGAGCCCGGCGATTTTTCGAGCAAGATATCGAGATTAAGAGACAATATTATACTCGAGATAATACAAAAAAAGTGGCACATGTTAGCAATTTTGATTTGTATAGCACATCTGTTCCAGCAGCAAGCTGGAGAGACTCACTTTATTGTGTTATGGCTCCTAATCCTCCTGATCCAGAGGAACTGCCAGTAGCATGCAG GGAGATTTTAATGGATTTTTCTGAGCATATGATGAAATTAGGCTACTCATTACTGGAATTATTGTCCGAGGGTCTCGGTCTCAATTCTTGTCATCTTAAAGATATGAACATTGCTGAGGGGCTATCTATTGGCCACCATTACTATCCAGCATGTCCTCAGCCGGAACTCACTATAGGCACCAGAAAGCATTCAGACTGTGTTTTTATGACAGTGCTTCTGCAAGATGATATAGGAGGTCTACAAGTTCTTCACCAAAATCAGTGGATTGATGTTCCTCCTTTATCGGGCGCTCTAGTGGTGAATATTGGAGATATGCTGCAG CTAATATTAAATGACAAGTATCTAAGTGTTGAGCATAGAGTATTGTCAAATAAAGTAGGTCCAAGAATATCAGTCCCAAGCTTCTTCAGCACAGGTGCATTTCCTTCTTCCAGGATTTATGGACCAATTAAGGAATTGTTATCAGAATGTAATCCGCCAAAGTATCGTGCAACCACAGTGAAGGAATATACAGACTTCTTCCGCAGTAAAGGCTTTGATGGAACTTCTGCATTGCAGCATTACAAGATCCTATCCTAG
- the LOC104247694 gene encoding 1-aminocyclopropane-1-carboxylate oxidase homolog, which translates to MVVSSTDNFQATVQKSYDKMSELKAFDDTKAGVKGLIDAGITEVPNMFILPPKNRPDSSETCETQCIFPVIDLEGIDEDPTKHKEIVDKVRDASETWGFFQVINHGIPLPVLEEMLQGTRRFFEQDIEVKKQYYTRDSTKKVIHTSNFDLYSPSVPAANWRDSLFCLMAPTPPSPEELPTANREILQDYSKHVMKLGCSLLELLSEGLGLDRCHLKDMDCAEGLGILGHYYPACPQPELTIGTNKHSDNDFITVLLQDHIGGLQVLHQNQWVNVPPTPGALVVNIGDLLQLISNDKYISVEHRVLANKVGPRISVACFFYTGPRPSSRLYGPIPELLSEDNLPKYRATTVKDYTDYFRQKGLDGTSALLHYKI; encoded by the exons ATGGTAGTCTCTAGTACTGATAATTTTCAGGCTACAGTTCAGAAAAGTTACGACAAAATGAGTGAGTTAAAAGCCTTTGATGATACAAAGGCTGGTGTCAAAGGGCTTATTGATGCTGGAATTACTGAGGTACCTAATATGTTCATTCTGCCACCAAAAAACAGACCGGACTCCTCGGAAACCTGTGAAACACAGTGCATTTTTCCAGTTATAGATCTTGAAGGAATTGATGAGGATCCAACGAAGCATAAAGAGATTGTGGATAAAGTACGAGATGCATCGGAGACATGGGGTTTCTTCCAAGTGATTAATCATGGCATTCCATTACCTGTCCTGGAAGAAATGTTGCAAGGAACACGACGATTTTTTGAGCAAGATATTGAGGTTAAGAAACAGTATTACACTCGAGATAGTACGAAAAAGGTGATTCATACTAGCAATTTTGATTTGTATAGTCCTTCTGTTCCAGCTGCAAATTGGAGAGACTCACTTTTCTGTTTAATGGCTCCTACTCCTCCTAGTCCAGAAGAATTGCCAACAGCAAACAG GGAAATACTACAAGACTATTCTAAGCATGTAATGAAATTAGGCTGCTCCTTACTTGAATTATTATCAGAAGGTCTTGGCCTCGATCGTTGTCATCTCAAAGATATGGATTGCGCGGAGGGGCTCGGTATTTTGGGACATTATTATCCAGCATGCCCTCAGCCAGAGCTCACCATAGGCACCAATAAACATTCTGACAATGATTTTATCACAGTGCTTTTACAAGATCATATCGGAGGACTCCAAGTGCTTCATCAGAATCAGTGGGTTAATGTTCCTCCTACACCTGGTGCTCTCGTcgtgaacattggagatcttctACAG CTCATATCAAATGATAAGTACATAAGTGTTGAGCACAGAGTATTGGCAAATAAAGTTGGACCAAGAATATCAGTTGCATGCTTCTTCTACACTGGTCCACGACCATCTTCCAGGCTTTACGGTCCAATTCCTGAATTGTTGTCAGAAGATAATCTTCCAAAATATCGTGCAACAACAGTGAAAGACTACACTGATTACTTTCGTCAAAAAGGTCTAGATGGAACTTCTGCATTGTTGCATTACAAGATCTAA